TCATAACGTTCCAGCTTGCGGATTTTGGTTCTGGCCTGATTATGACTGGTAATATAGACAGGATCTCCGGACATCAAATAACCCACCAACTGATTGATCGGATCGTATCCTTTCTCCTGCAGTGCAGCATAAACCTGTTGCAATATTTCCCGCGGTGAATTGTCACCTGGATGGGATTTGAACATCATGGTTTCTTCCATCTTACTCAAGGTTTATACCTCCTTTCTTTCACCAGTATGTTATACATTATTCTGCATTGATCCAAAGATTACCTGTCAGTTTGTTAAAAATATTTTCACTTTTTTAGTAATCTTTAACTATTATGCCCCAAAAAATGACGGATTATGGAAGGTACTTTATCCAGCGCCTCGCCAAGCTTGGAAGGGTCCTTGCCGCCGGCCTGGGCCATGTCGGGACGACCCCCGCCTCCGCCGCCTGTAATCGAAGCCACTTCCTTAATAATCTTGCCGGCATGAAGTCCATTTAATCCCGACGGATGAACCACAGTCACCAAATTTACTTTTTCGTCGGCAACCGCACCCAGTACAATGACGCCTTCTTTCAGCTTGTCTCGAAGCATGTCCGCTGTTTGTCTGAGTGTCTCCATATCCGGGGCCTGAACCCTAGAAGCAAGTATTTTCACACCGTGGATATCCTGAACCTTGCTCATGATGCTGTCCGCTTCATATTTAGACAGCTTGGCATTCAGCTGCTGAATTTCTTTTTCGAGTTCTCTGATCTGGGCCGTCATCAGGTGAACTTTTTTCACACTTTCCTTTGGCTGAACTTTCAGCACCGTACTGATCTCAGCGAACTGGCTCTCCATTTCTCTTAAGTAGGCCAAAGATTCCATACCGGCCACAGCTTCTATTCTTCTTAAGCCTGCCCCGATACCACTCTCGGAAATGATTTTAAATAAGCCGATTTCCCCTGTATTTTTAACATGGGTTCCGCCGCAGAGTTCTCTGCTGTAATCACCCATTTCAACCAAACGCACTATTTCTCCGTATTTTTCACCAAACAACGCAATCGCGCCTTTTGCACGGGCTTGGTTCATGCCCATTTCTTCGGCCTGCACCGTAAGACCGGCCATGATTTGCCTGTTCACGCTGTTTTCTACTTCGGTGATTTGTTCAGCCATGAGCGGCGAAAAATGTGAAAAATCAAACCGCAGGCGTTCACTGGTAACAAGGGAACCTGCCTGCTGAACGTGATCTCCCAAACTCTTGCGCAGCGCCGTCTGCAGAAGATGCGTTGAACTATGGTGTCCGGCTATGGCCTGGCGTTTTTCCTTATTAACGACGGCGTGGACCTTTTCCCCTATTTTCAGCACCCCGTCTTTAATCAGCAGGCGGTGCGTAACTGCGCCGCTCGGAAGTTTCCGCAATTCCAGCACTTCAGCATACGCCTTACCGGTCCGGATGATTCCTTCGTCTGAAACCTGTCCGCCGCTCTCAGCATAAAAAGGCGTCTGGTCCAAAAGACAAATGACTTCCTCCCCTTCACCGGCCCCATCCACTGCGCCTTCTTCATTGAACATCGCTTCAATGATGCTGTCACTTTCCAGTTGTTCATAGCCGAGAAAACGGGTCGGCCCCAGTTCTTTTGCTTTTTCTGTGAGCAGGCTGTTTTCCCCGGCAGCC
This genomic stretch from Dehalobacter sp. harbors:
- a CDS encoding IreB family regulatory phosphoprotein, with protein sequence MSKMEETMMFKSHPGDNSPREILQQVYAALQEKGYDPINQLVGYLMSGDPVYITSHNQARTKIRKLERYELLEELVKFYLRDL
- the alaS gene encoding alanine--tRNA ligase; the protein is KESGQKILSGEDAFHLYETYGFPVELTEEMLLEEGISVDMASFGKASEEHRLLAKEQSRQMKAAGENSLLTEKAKELGPTRFLGYEQLESDSIIEAMFNEEGAVDGAGEGEEVICLLDQTPFYAESGGQVSDEGIIRTGKAYAEVLELRKLPSGAVTHRLLIKDGVLKIGEKVHAVVNKEKRQAIAGHHSSTHLLQTALRKSLGDHVQQAGSLVTSERLRFDFSHFSPLMAEQITEVENSVNRQIMAGLTVQAEEMGMNQARAKGAIALFGEKYGEIVRLVEMGDYSRELCGGTHVKNTGEIGLFKIISESGIGAGLRRIEAVAGMESLAYLREMESQFAEISTVLKVQPKESVKKVHLMTAQIRELEKEIQQLNAKLSKYEADSIMSKVQDIHGVKILASRVQAPDMETLRQTADMLRDKLKEGVIVLGAVADEKVNLVTVVHPSGLNGLHAGKIIKEVASITGGGGGGRPDMAQAGGKDPSKLGEALDKVPSIIRHFLGHNS